A part of Crassostrea angulata isolate pt1a10 chromosome 5, ASM2561291v2, whole genome shotgun sequence genomic DNA contains:
- the LOC128186042 gene encoding uncharacterized protein LOC128186042 isoform X1: MGTKVKFQLTPDIITFDPTRPCDNQLNRSKTVPTMVTSSAQLPEKVSISVDDIYNLAERERLCYSARGRRNAVTKAQKKAYKVDEVYRSRPHTSASGYIDSYRRDVITPTKSIRSEPLPSRVSSRAGRDFEDEEEAEVYPLNYINAPSVCCEVIGPQACEECRRVQRRQHEREKFEARFSNVLVSDHNITTCAFLQRYLPHLSKEDILVKLARGDIAKPNVLSRSQSLLERKSTEKDNVYSKRSRETSNIERAKQSMIQKKIKSMFFVNIMDLNTKINSGRVSRSLGFHCQPSTNKKIIPEYQSPFPSFVSPRKVSFISEASGKKFHYEPPLLPKENQIQEPGFFAGSESTYVLPERLPDTIEFVQDGKTVKRCVSTLSENENEAEEI; encoded by the exons ATGGGAACTAAAGTGAAATTTCAATTGACTCCCGATATCATCACGTTTGATCCTACAAGGCCGTGTGACAATCAG TTAAATCGTTCTAAAACAGTTCCCACTATGGTCACTTCCTCTGCGCAGCTTCCGGAGAAAGTCAGCATAAGTGTGGATGACATATACAATTTAGCAGAACGGGAGCGCTTGTGTTATTCTGCCAGGGGAAGGCGTAACGCGGTGACAAAAGCACAGAAAAAAGCATACAAAGTGGACGAAGTCTACAGGTCCCGCCCTCACACCAGCGCCAGCGGCTACATAGACTCTTACAGAAGAGATGTCATCACGCCGACCAAAAGCATTCGCAGTGAGCCGCTGCCTTCGAGAGTGTCTTCTCGAGCTGGACGAGACTTCGAGGACGAGGAGGAAGCGGAAGTGTATCCATTAAACTATATCAATGCCCCTTCCGTCTGTTGTGAGGTTATTGGACCCCAAGCCTGTGAGGAATGTCGTAGGGTTCAACGGAGGCAGCACGAGAGAGAAAAATTCGAGGCTCGATTTTCGAATGTATTGGTGTCCGACCATAATATAACTACCTGTGCTTTTTTACAGCGGTATCTTCCACATTTGTCGAAGGAAGATATTTTAGTGAAGCTAGCAAGAGGAGATATAGCCAAACCTAACGTTTTATCGCGATCTCAGAGCTTATTAGAAAGAAAGTCAACTGAAAAAGACAATGTTTATTCGAAACGGTCACGTGAGACCAGTAATATTGAACGCGCGAAACAGTCCATGATTCAGAAAAAGATCAAATCTATGTTTTTCGTCAATATAATGGATTTAAACACGAAAATCAACTCAGGGAGAGTATCTCGTTCGCTCGGATTTCACTGCCAACCTTCAACTAACAAGAAAATTATACCTGAATACCAGAGTCCTTTTCCTTCCTTTGTCAGCCCAAGAAAGGTCAGTTTTATATCTGAGGCAAGTGGGAAGAAATTTCATTACGAGCCTCCTCTTCTTCCGAAGGAAAACCAAATCCAAGAACCCGGATTTTTCGCTGGTTCTGAGAGTACGTACGTTTTACCTGAGCGTCTTCCAGATACCATTGAATTTGTTCAAGACGGGAAAACCGTCAAACGATGTGTCTCAACTTTATCCGAGAATGAAAATGAGGCGGAAGAAATTTGA
- the LOC128186042 gene encoding uncharacterized protein LOC128186042 isoform X4: MMLNRSKTVPTMVTSSAQLPEKVSISVDDIYNLAERERLCYSARGRRNAVTKAQKKAYKVDEVYRSRPHTSASGYIDSYRRDVITPTKSIRSEPLPSRVSSRAGRDFEDEEEAEVYPLNYINAPSVCCEVIGPQACEECRRVQRRQHEREKFEARFSNVLVSDHNITTCAFLQRYLPHLSKEDILVKLARGDIAKPNVLSRSQSLLERKSTEKDNVYSKRSRETSNIERAKQSMIQKKIKSMFFVNIMDLNTKINSGRVSRSLGFHCQPSTNKKIIPEYQSPFPSFVSPRKVSFISEASGKKFHYEPPLLPKENQIQEPGFFAGSESTYVLPERLPDTIEFVQDGKTVKRCVSTLSENENEAEEI, from the coding sequence TTAAATCGTTCTAAAACAGTTCCCACTATGGTCACTTCCTCTGCGCAGCTTCCGGAGAAAGTCAGCATAAGTGTGGATGACATATACAATTTAGCAGAACGGGAGCGCTTGTGTTATTCTGCCAGGGGAAGGCGTAACGCGGTGACAAAAGCACAGAAAAAAGCATACAAAGTGGACGAAGTCTACAGGTCCCGCCCTCACACCAGCGCCAGCGGCTACATAGACTCTTACAGAAGAGATGTCATCACGCCGACCAAAAGCATTCGCAGTGAGCCGCTGCCTTCGAGAGTGTCTTCTCGAGCTGGACGAGACTTCGAGGACGAGGAGGAAGCGGAAGTGTATCCATTAAACTATATCAATGCCCCTTCCGTCTGTTGTGAGGTTATTGGACCCCAAGCCTGTGAGGAATGTCGTAGGGTTCAACGGAGGCAGCACGAGAGAGAAAAATTCGAGGCTCGATTTTCGAATGTATTGGTGTCCGACCATAATATAACTACCTGTGCTTTTTTACAGCGGTATCTTCCACATTTGTCGAAGGAAGATATTTTAGTGAAGCTAGCAAGAGGAGATATAGCCAAACCTAACGTTTTATCGCGATCTCAGAGCTTATTAGAAAGAAAGTCAACTGAAAAAGACAATGTTTATTCGAAACGGTCACGTGAGACCAGTAATATTGAACGCGCGAAACAGTCCATGATTCAGAAAAAGATCAAATCTATGTTTTTCGTCAATATAATGGATTTAAACACGAAAATCAACTCAGGGAGAGTATCTCGTTCGCTCGGATTTCACTGCCAACCTTCAACTAACAAGAAAATTATACCTGAATACCAGAGTCCTTTTCCTTCCTTTGTCAGCCCAAGAAAGGTCAGTTTTATATCTGAGGCAAGTGGGAAGAAATTTCATTACGAGCCTCCTCTTCTTCCGAAGGAAAACCAAATCCAAGAACCCGGATTTTTCGCTGGTTCTGAGAGTACGTACGTTTTACCTGAGCGTCTTCCAGATACCATTGAATTTGTTCAAGACGGGAAAACCGTCAAACGATGTGTCTCAACTTTATCCGAGAATGAAAATGAGGCGGAAGAAATTTGA
- the LOC128186042 gene encoding uncharacterized protein LOC128186042 isoform X2, translating to MKMIDQHIKPLNRSKTVPTMVTSSAQLPEKVSISVDDIYNLAERERLCYSARGRRNAVTKAQKKAYKVDEVYRSRPHTSASGYIDSYRRDVITPTKSIRSEPLPSRVSSRAGRDFEDEEEAEVYPLNYINAPSVCCEVIGPQACEECRRVQRRQHEREKFEARFSNVLVSDHNITTCAFLQRYLPHLSKEDILVKLARGDIAKPNVLSRSQSLLERKSTEKDNVYSKRSRETSNIERAKQSMIQKKIKSMFFVNIMDLNTKINSGRVSRSLGFHCQPSTNKKIIPEYQSPFPSFVSPRKVSFISEASGKKFHYEPPLLPKENQIQEPGFFAGSESTYVLPERLPDTIEFVQDGKTVKRCVSTLSENENEAEEI from the coding sequence TTAAATCGTTCTAAAACAGTTCCCACTATGGTCACTTCCTCTGCGCAGCTTCCGGAGAAAGTCAGCATAAGTGTGGATGACATATACAATTTAGCAGAACGGGAGCGCTTGTGTTATTCTGCCAGGGGAAGGCGTAACGCGGTGACAAAAGCACAGAAAAAAGCATACAAAGTGGACGAAGTCTACAGGTCCCGCCCTCACACCAGCGCCAGCGGCTACATAGACTCTTACAGAAGAGATGTCATCACGCCGACCAAAAGCATTCGCAGTGAGCCGCTGCCTTCGAGAGTGTCTTCTCGAGCTGGACGAGACTTCGAGGACGAGGAGGAAGCGGAAGTGTATCCATTAAACTATATCAATGCCCCTTCCGTCTGTTGTGAGGTTATTGGACCCCAAGCCTGTGAGGAATGTCGTAGGGTTCAACGGAGGCAGCACGAGAGAGAAAAATTCGAGGCTCGATTTTCGAATGTATTGGTGTCCGACCATAATATAACTACCTGTGCTTTTTTACAGCGGTATCTTCCACATTTGTCGAAGGAAGATATTTTAGTGAAGCTAGCAAGAGGAGATATAGCCAAACCTAACGTTTTATCGCGATCTCAGAGCTTATTAGAAAGAAAGTCAACTGAAAAAGACAATGTTTATTCGAAACGGTCACGTGAGACCAGTAATATTGAACGCGCGAAACAGTCCATGATTCAGAAAAAGATCAAATCTATGTTTTTCGTCAATATAATGGATTTAAACACGAAAATCAACTCAGGGAGAGTATCTCGTTCGCTCGGATTTCACTGCCAACCTTCAACTAACAAGAAAATTATACCTGAATACCAGAGTCCTTTTCCTTCCTTTGTCAGCCCAAGAAAGGTCAGTTTTATATCTGAGGCAAGTGGGAAGAAATTTCATTACGAGCCTCCTCTTCTTCCGAAGGAAAACCAAATCCAAGAACCCGGATTTTTCGCTGGTTCTGAGAGTACGTACGTTTTACCTGAGCGTCTTCCAGATACCATTGAATTTGTTCAAGACGGGAAAACCGTCAAACGATGTGTCTCAACTTTATCCGAGAATGAAAATGAGGCGGAAGAAATTTGA
- the LOC128186042 gene encoding uncharacterized protein LOC128186042 isoform X3 produces MYRNSIYKKLNRSKTVPTMVTSSAQLPEKVSISVDDIYNLAERERLCYSARGRRNAVTKAQKKAYKVDEVYRSRPHTSASGYIDSYRRDVITPTKSIRSEPLPSRVSSRAGRDFEDEEEAEVYPLNYINAPSVCCEVIGPQACEECRRVQRRQHEREKFEARFSNVLVSDHNITTCAFLQRYLPHLSKEDILVKLARGDIAKPNVLSRSQSLLERKSTEKDNVYSKRSRETSNIERAKQSMIQKKIKSMFFVNIMDLNTKINSGRVSRSLGFHCQPSTNKKIIPEYQSPFPSFVSPRKVSFISEASGKKFHYEPPLLPKENQIQEPGFFAGSESTYVLPERLPDTIEFVQDGKTVKRCVSTLSENENEAEEI; encoded by the coding sequence TTAAATCGTTCTAAAACAGTTCCCACTATGGTCACTTCCTCTGCGCAGCTTCCGGAGAAAGTCAGCATAAGTGTGGATGACATATACAATTTAGCAGAACGGGAGCGCTTGTGTTATTCTGCCAGGGGAAGGCGTAACGCGGTGACAAAAGCACAGAAAAAAGCATACAAAGTGGACGAAGTCTACAGGTCCCGCCCTCACACCAGCGCCAGCGGCTACATAGACTCTTACAGAAGAGATGTCATCACGCCGACCAAAAGCATTCGCAGTGAGCCGCTGCCTTCGAGAGTGTCTTCTCGAGCTGGACGAGACTTCGAGGACGAGGAGGAAGCGGAAGTGTATCCATTAAACTATATCAATGCCCCTTCCGTCTGTTGTGAGGTTATTGGACCCCAAGCCTGTGAGGAATGTCGTAGGGTTCAACGGAGGCAGCACGAGAGAGAAAAATTCGAGGCTCGATTTTCGAATGTATTGGTGTCCGACCATAATATAACTACCTGTGCTTTTTTACAGCGGTATCTTCCACATTTGTCGAAGGAAGATATTTTAGTGAAGCTAGCAAGAGGAGATATAGCCAAACCTAACGTTTTATCGCGATCTCAGAGCTTATTAGAAAGAAAGTCAACTGAAAAAGACAATGTTTATTCGAAACGGTCACGTGAGACCAGTAATATTGAACGCGCGAAACAGTCCATGATTCAGAAAAAGATCAAATCTATGTTTTTCGTCAATATAATGGATTTAAACACGAAAATCAACTCAGGGAGAGTATCTCGTTCGCTCGGATTTCACTGCCAACCTTCAACTAACAAGAAAATTATACCTGAATACCAGAGTCCTTTTCCTTCCTTTGTCAGCCCAAGAAAGGTCAGTTTTATATCTGAGGCAAGTGGGAAGAAATTTCATTACGAGCCTCCTCTTCTTCCGAAGGAAAACCAAATCCAAGAACCCGGATTTTTCGCTGGTTCTGAGAGTACGTACGTTTTACCTGAGCGTCTTCCAGATACCATTGAATTTGTTCAAGACGGGAAAACCGTCAAACGATGTGTCTCAACTTTATCCGAGAATGAAAATGAGGCGGAAGAAATTTGA